A part of Gemmatimonas groenlandica genomic DNA contains:
- the murA gene encoding UDP-N-acetylglucosamine 1-carboxyvinyltransferase, protein MSAVQFIVEGGQRISGSIRPAGNKNAALPIVAATLLTDQPVQLHNVPRIRDIETLVELVRTTGAECEWNGPNSLRVHAKSVQAADLDPQMCARIRASILLAAPLLARCGTVTLSPPGGDVIGRRRLDTHFHVLQALGAEYELGERFRFTAKALTGADVFLDEPSVTATENALMAAVAAKGRTILRNAASEPHVQDLARFLVALGARIEGIGSNVYTIEGGLPLGSATHEIGPDHIEVGSFIGLAAVTRSEIRIERAGVEHLRSTLMGFERLGISCIIDGDDLIVPAEQSRVIQSDLGGHVPKLEDQPWPAFPADVMSIAIVTATQCEGMILMHEKMFESRLYFTDKLVSMGARIVLCDPHRAIVSGPTKLRGSTVESPDIRAGMAMLLAALCADGTSVINNAQQIERGYERIEERLGALGARIRRVELSAR, encoded by the coding sequence ATGTCCGCCGTCCAGTTCATTGTCGAAGGGGGTCAGCGTATCAGCGGCTCGATCCGTCCAGCAGGCAATAAGAATGCCGCTCTGCCGATCGTCGCTGCCACACTGCTGACCGACCAGCCGGTTCAGCTGCATAACGTGCCTCGAATCCGCGATATCGAGACGCTCGTCGAACTCGTGCGCACCACGGGAGCGGAGTGCGAATGGAACGGGCCGAACTCCCTGCGTGTGCACGCGAAATCGGTGCAAGCGGCCGATCTCGATCCGCAGATGTGCGCGCGGATCCGCGCCTCGATCCTGCTCGCCGCACCACTGCTCGCGCGTTGCGGTACGGTCACGCTGTCTCCCCCCGGCGGAGACGTCATCGGTCGTCGCCGACTCGATACGCACTTCCACGTGCTGCAGGCGCTCGGGGCCGAGTACGAACTGGGCGAGCGATTCCGCTTTACCGCCAAGGCGCTCACTGGCGCCGACGTGTTTCTTGACGAGCCGAGCGTCACGGCCACGGAGAACGCCCTGATGGCGGCCGTTGCGGCGAAGGGACGTACGATCCTCCGCAATGCAGCCAGCGAGCCGCATGTGCAAGACCTCGCACGCTTTCTCGTCGCACTCGGCGCGCGCATCGAGGGGATCGGATCGAATGTCTACACCATCGAAGGCGGCCTGCCACTCGGTAGTGCGACGCATGAGATCGGTCCCGACCATATCGAAGTCGGCTCGTTCATCGGCCTCGCCGCGGTGACCCGCTCGGAGATTCGAATCGAACGCGCGGGCGTCGAACATCTCCGCAGCACGCTGATGGGCTTCGAGCGTCTCGGCATTTCGTGCATCATTGACGGCGACGACCTGATCGTACCCGCCGAACAGTCGCGCGTGATCCAGAGCGACCTCGGTGGACATGTGCCGAAGCTCGAAGATCAGCCGTGGCCCGCGTTTCCCGCTGATGTCATGTCCATCGCCATTGTTACGGCGACACAATGCGAAGGCATGATCCTCATGCACGAAAAGATGTTCGAGTCGCGCCTGTATTTCACCGACAAGCTCGTGAGTATGGGGGCCCGCATCGTGCTGTGCGATCCGCATCGCGCCATCGTGTCCGGGCCCACCAAGCTGCGCGGCAGCACGGTGGAGTCGCCCGACATCCGGGCCGGGATGGCCATGTTGCTGGCGGCCCTCTGCGCCGACGGCACGAGCGTCATCAACAACGCGCAGCAGATCGAGCGCGGCTACGAGCGGATCGAGGAGCGGCTCGGTGCTCTTGGTGCCCGCATCCGTCGCGTCGAGCTGAGTGCGCGCTGA
- a CDS encoding zinc dependent phospholipase C family protein, translated as MLHSLWMPTTTKPERSVRFCQRAWIAGGLAVFVALILFPTDAWAWTPGTHVFLGDALLRNLSLVPSHIAELLAAYPTDFLYGSIAADTSIAKKYAEVGRHCHSWRVGLEIHDDAEPAALRAFGLGYLAHLAADVVAHNFFVPRQLAVTSSTTALGHSYWESRIDTHLGDPWPRRARELLSVDHSSADQHLDRILSPTLFGTPTNRRIFRGMVYVTDTDSWQRIFQLVSEKSRWDLSDAEVGRYMARSFDYIVDLLNRWDTSDAFRFDPSGDGPLRDAKKVRRQAKREGGDVRAALEADRMFGMPVSDLRHAASLSAPLFTPRERPAAD; from the coding sequence GTGCTCCATTCCCTGTGGATGCCGACGACGACGAAGCCTGAGCGATCCGTGCGCTTCTGCCAACGCGCTTGGATCGCCGGGGGACTCGCCGTGTTCGTCGCGCTGATTCTTTTCCCGACGGATGCTTGGGCGTGGACGCCGGGAACCCATGTGTTTCTGGGCGACGCACTCCTTCGAAATCTGTCGCTCGTGCCATCACACATCGCCGAGCTGTTGGCTGCCTACCCCACGGATTTTCTGTACGGGTCCATCGCCGCCGACACCAGCATCGCCAAGAAGTACGCCGAAGTGGGACGCCATTGTCATTCGTGGCGTGTCGGACTCGAGATTCATGACGATGCCGAGCCAGCCGCGTTGCGCGCGTTCGGCCTGGGGTATCTCGCGCATCTAGCCGCCGATGTGGTTGCACACAACTTCTTCGTACCGCGACAGCTTGCAGTGACATCGAGTACCACCGCCCTGGGTCACAGCTACTGGGAGAGCCGGATCGACACGCATCTCGGCGATCCATGGCCACGTCGAGCGCGCGAGCTCTTGTCGGTTGACCACTCGTCGGCGGACCAGCACCTGGACCGCATTCTCAGCCCGACGCTTTTCGGCACGCCCACCAACCGTCGCATCTTTCGCGGTATGGTGTATGTGACCGACACGGACTCGTGGCAGCGCATCTTCCAGCTCGTCTCCGAGAAGAGTCGCTGGGACTTGAGTGACGCCGAAGTCGGTCGCTACATGGCGCGCTCGTTCGACTACATCGTCGACCTGCTCAATCGCTGGGACACCAGCGATGCCTTTCGCTTCGATCCGTCGGGCGACGGACCACTGCGCGACGCGAAGAAGGTACGCCGCCAGGCCAAGCGCGAAGGCGGCGATGTCCGCGCCGCGCTCGAAGCGGATCGCATGTTCGGCATGCCGGTGTCTGATCTCCGGCATGCCGCCTCGCTGTCAGCGCCACTGTTTACTCCGCGCGAGCGGCCAGCAGCTGATTGA